The genomic DNA GGGTAGTTCTTGACATAGGCGCTGTATTCGTAGTTTCTGCGGAAGTCAACTTCAATTCCATTCGGATGGCTCAGAAACATAAGCTCACTGGATCTTCCAGTCAATTGGATTCTAATGCATGTTAGTCAAGGCTTCTTTCATGGACTGTGGTTAGGGTACTCACCACCGCCGCTGCATGGTTTTTGATAACGAGCGTTCCTGGTTCGGGCTTTGGCAAAGGCGCATCGTCGACTTTCAAGGGCTTTGCCTTTTCAGATACGATCCATGCTGCGCGGTTGGTCATTTTGTTGGTATATACAATGGATGGAGGTAGAGGGGCGGAAATCGATATGAAGGGTGTATTCCGGAATAGATCATGTTGTCAAACTCCGGCTCCGGTTCAACATATTAATCAGCTTTTGGGCAAAAAAATTTAAGGTGCTTCACGTGAATTGGCAAAGGCGAATCCCATAGATTTATTACTATTTATGCACGTTTTCCGGAATGCAGACGTTTTGCCGAAAGCTAGACAAACAAGACTAGGTATATGATATGGAAACATTGTAAAAAACCGTAAAGACCACTTTCCTACTACCGACCATCACCAAGACCCGGAGGCGGCCCCGGAGGACCCGGCAAAGAAGCACCCGGAGGTGCACCCGCAAACGCTGGCATCGGTGGTGGGCCACCAAAGCCCTCTTGCCCCGGAGCCACTGGGGTGCCAGGACTAGGACTCGGGGTGAACCCGGCACCGGGAGGCGGAATGGCTGGGAATCCCTGTGCACCTGGAGGGGGAATAGGGAAGTTCGGGAAGCCACCAGGGGGCGGCGGAGGGAGACCCTGCCCACCAGGCGGTAGTGACATGCCAGGCATaggaggtggaggaaggTTTCCAGAACCGGCAGGGAACGGGGGAGGGAAGGGAAGGCCACGGCCACCGGGAGCTGTATGATCATTAGTTTGATTCCGGAGCACGGGAACAAGAGAACGTACGAGGTGGCATCCCTGGTGCAACAGCTCCAGGTGCtcctggaggaggaattcCAAACGGGGGTGGCGGCATTTGACCCGGTCGACCTATCAAGAACCCTGTATCAGCTTGCGATTCTTTCCCACACCACCTTTCGTCATCACTAACCTGGGAATCCAAATGGCGGAGGGTAGGCACCCGGGGGGACCATGACAGGATTAGGAACGGCCTGCCCTTCAGCGGCGTACGACGACGTGATCGAATCGATGACCGATTGAGCTTGTTCCTGTCCAATCTCTATCCTCATCCTGTAAGCCAATATTCTTAATGAACCCTCAGGGACATCTCACATACGTTGATAGTACTCCAACACGTTCCTCAAATGGTTCCGTCCCGCATTATGCGCCTTGCGCACACTCATCGAGTCGTGCGTGAGGTAGACATCGCAGTAATCACCTATACGGGTCGCAACGGTTAGCGGAAGTCGATAAGGTTGTCGGGCCACGGCAAAACCTACAGAAGAGTGGATGGAAGTTAGTATGAGAACATATATCATCGGGGAACCGGGGAATACTTATATTTCGGCATCTTGAATTCTATTGCTGGCGATTCAACTGTTCCTGATGTCCTAGACCAAGCTTTGACGGGTAGCGCTCCAGAAGCGCGTTGCGTAGGGTCGGGAAGAAGCTCAGCGTCGCGGGAAAAGAGATATTCAGATAAACTCGGGATGCGCCAATTCACTGCTATTTAACACGACGTGATGATTCGTGATGTTTCTTAGTctgagaagagagaaagctGGTGGTCGACGTTGGAGAATATCGATGGCGGAGGTTCGTAAATGGAAGGCGGTTTCTGTTGGCAAAAATAAAGCATATCGTTCAACGATGAAAGCTTCATGATTGCCAATTTAGATGTGCACACTACGGAGTAGGATATGTGCTCATCGGGATGGTTTGTTGATTTGCTCTGTATGAAGATAATGGCAGTGTGAGCTACTAGTCCATAATTTGAATCTGAAGTTGCTAGTAGTATCGGATCGATATAGATCTTGCTTAGCATacggatatggatatatatttAGCAAAATCAATACAGTTACTTTGCGTTTATGATTACTACTT from Aspergillus chevalieri M1 DNA, chromosome 1, nearly complete sequence includes the following:
- a CDS encoding putative U1 snRNP complex component Yhc1 (COG:A;~EggNog:ENOG410Q13V;~InterPro:IPR036236,IPR000690,IPR003604,IPR017340, IPR013085;~PFAM:PF06220;~go_component: GO:0005634 - nucleus [Evidence IEA];~go_component: GO:0005685 - U1 snRNP [Evidence IEA];~go_function: GO:0003676 - nucleic acid binding [Evidence IEA];~go_function: GO:0008270 - zinc ion binding [Evidence IEA];~go_process: GO:0000387 - spliceosomal snRNP assembly [Evidence IEA];~go_process: GO:0000398 - mRNA splicing, via spliceosome [Evidence IEA]): MPKFFCDYCDVYLTHDSMSVRKAHNAGRNHLRNVLEYYQQIGQEQAQSVIDSITSSYAAEGQAVPNPVMVPPGAYPPPFGFPGRPGQMPPPPFGIPPPGAPGAVAPGMPPPPGGRGLPFPPPFPAGSGNLPPPPMPGMSLPPGGQGLPPPPPGGFPNFPIPPPGAQGFPAIPPPGAGFTPSPSPGTPVAPGQEGFGGPPPMPAFAGAPPGASLPGPPGPPPGLGDGR